A DNA window from Portunus trituberculatus isolate SZX2019 chromosome 47, ASM1759143v1, whole genome shotgun sequence contains the following coding sequences:
- the LOC123520468 gene encoding metallothionein-2 encodes MPDPCCNDKCECKEGKCEAGCKCTSCRCPPCEKCSSGCKCGSKEDCCKTCSKPCSCCP; translated from the exons ATGCCTGATCCCTGCTGCAACG ACAAGTGTGAGTGCAAGGAGGGAAAATGCGAGGCAGGGTGTAAGTGCACATCCTGTCGCTGCCCTCCATGCGAGAAGT GCTCGTCCGGGTGCAAGTGTGGTAGCAAGGAGGACTGCTGCAAGACCTGCTCCAAGCCTTGCTCCTGCTGCCCCTAG